In Tiliqua scincoides isolate rTilSci1 chromosome 1, rTilSci1.hap2, whole genome shotgun sequence, the following are encoded in one genomic region:
- the RTN4RL2 gene encoding reticulon-4 receptor-like 2, producing MLLRLPPTLHGLASTLLLLFTLPLGAPTCPMLCTCYFPPPTVSCQANNFSSVPRVLPPNAQRLFLQNNLIGTLRAGMFGPSLITLWLYSNNITSIQPGTFRHLQALEELDLGDNRNLRTLDPDVFRGLERLQSLHLYRCQLSSLPDTIFRNLFSLQYLYLQENNLLCLQDDLFVDLANLSHLFLHDNKIWQLSENVFRGLSGLDRLLLHGNRLHAIPSWAFRDLGKLTILYLFNNSLTTLSGETLSDLPSLEFLRLNNNPWACDCRARSLWAWFQRARVSMSDVICTSPVERAGRDMRYLSEAVFQGCPPTNHHPVGFDWGCRPEWENGAARPRPHPRPHPHPNGSSNHLYGLGGSPPADPSSFYKDVPANDIRSPKYDPPTEDDYWGAYGGEEGGQLKKACTGPGCSLDSGAIRIGFISFPLPCLLMLLGPFWF from the exons GCTTGgcttccacacttctgctcctgTTCACCTTGCCCCTAGGAGCTCCCACATGCCCAATGCTTTGCACCTGCTACTTTCCTCCACCCACAGTCAGCTGCCAGGCCAATAACTTTTCCTCGGTGCCACGGGTTCTGCCCCCCAATGCTCAGCGCCTCTTTCTGCAGAACAACCTGATTGGGACCCTGCGAGCTGGCATGTTTGGGCCCAGCCTCATCACTCTGTGGCTCTACTCCAACAACATCACCTCTATCCAGCCTGGCACCTTCCGCCACCTCCAGGCTCTTGAGGAATTGGACCTAGGGGACAACCGCAACTTGCGTACCCTTGACCCAGATGTTTTTCGTGGACTGGAACGGCTGCAGTCTCTGCACCTTTACCGCTGTCAACTTAGCAGCCTACCAGACACCATCTTCCGCAACCTCTTCAGCCTCCAATACCTCTATCTACAGGAGAACAACTTGCTCTGCCTGCAG GATGACCTCTTTGTGGACTTGGCTAACCTGAGCCATCTCTTCCTGCATGACAACAAGATTTGGCAGCTCTCGGAGAACGTCTTCCGGGGCCTGTCTGGATTAGACCGCCTGTTGCTACACGGGAATCGCCTGCACGCAATTCCTAGCTGGGCCTTCCGTGATCTGGGCAAACTCACAATCCTGTACTTGTTTAACAACAGCCTGACAACCCTCTCTGGGGAAACACTTTCAGACTTGCCCTCCCTGGAGTTTCTGCGCCTCAACAACAATCCCTGGGCCTGTGACTGCCGTGCCCGCTCCCTCTGGGCCTGGTTTCAGCGCGCACGTGTCTCCATGTCGGACGTCATATGCACATCCCCTGTTGAGCGAGCAGGGCGTGACATGCGCTACCTAAGTGAAGCTGTCTTTCAGGGCTGTCCTCCAACCAATCATCACCCTGTTGGGTTTGACTGGGGCTGCAGGCCTGagtgggagaatggagcagctcgtCCCAGGCCCCACCCCCggccccacccccatcccaatGGCTCATCCAATCACCTCTATGGCCTCGGGGGATCCCCTCCTGCTGACCCCTCCTCCTTCTATAAAGACGTGCCAGCCAATGACATTCGCAGCCCCAAGTATGACCCACCTACAGAGGATGACTACTGGGGGGCCTATGGTGGTGAAGAAGGGGGACAGCTTAAAAAGGCCTGCACAGGACCTGGTTGTTCTCTGGACTCTGGAGCTATCAGGATTGGCTTCAtatcttttcccctcccctgtcTACTGATGCTATTGGGACCGTTCTGGTTTTGA